The following DNA comes from Callospermophilus lateralis isolate mCalLat2 unplaced genomic scaffold, mCalLat2.hap1 Scaffold_2339, whole genome shotgun sequence.
GCCAGGTTCTTATCTTCTGTTGGTGAGCGGACATTCTTGGGCCGGAGATAAGTGTAGACAAAAGGAGCATAGTAAAATGTCACCACGGTTAAATGTGTGGAGCAGGTGGTGAAGGcctttcttcttccctctttTGAGCGCATGTGGAAGACAGCAAAAAGGACCCGTCCATAGGAGGCCGTGATGccaaggaaaggaaggaggagaaatAGGCCTGTACTTAAAAACCGAATGTACTCAAAGATCCAGGTGTCCATACAGACCAGAGGCATCATGGATGGGACCTCACAGAAGAAATGATTGATGGCCCTAGACCTGCAATAAGGAAGATGAAGGGTATAGGTGGTATATGCCAGAGAGTGAATGGACCCCAGTATCCAGGTTCCTGTGATCATCTTCAAACACTTTCTTTTACTCATGCGGACAGGATAGTGGAGGGGGTGGCAGATGGCCACAAAGCGGTCATAGGCCATAGAGGCCAGGAGTAAGCCTTCAGAACAGGCAATGGTTATAAAGAAGAACATTTGCACACCACAGCCCAGGAAAGAGATGCTCCTCTGGCCAGAGAGGAAGTTGTATGCCATCTTAGGGACAATGGAGGAGATGTACATCAGGTCCATGAGGGAGAGCTGGCTGAGGAgaaagtacatgggggtgtggagcCTGGGGTCCAAGAAGATGAGGGCAGTTATTCCGGAGTTCCCCATCAAGGCAAGAACAAATGCAAATATAATAAGGAACAAAAGAAGAAGGCCAGTTTGGTTTGGGGGTAATAGCCCCAACAACATAAAATCCTTTGAAGTTTGGTTCCATTTCTCCATGAAAACAcactcctttaatttctttgaaatgtAAACAAAATAAGAACTTAGcctgaaataaaacagaaaaggaaaagaaaaagaaatcatcttTATTAGTGTTTGTAAAGAAGGGATTAATTTTTCTCCAACAGTGTAGCTTTTGTTGAATTGATTTTGAGACCTAAACTTagtgttccagtcccagttctctCAGGTAACCATC
Coding sequences within:
- the LOC143640414 gene encoding olfactory receptor 2L13-like → MEKWNQTSKDFMLLGLLPPNQTGLLLLFLIIFAFVLALMGNSGITALIFLDPRLHTPMYFLLSQLSLMDLMYISSIVPKMAYNFLSGQRSISFLGCGVQMFFFITIACSEGLLLASMAYDRFVAICHPLHYPVRMSKRKCLKMITGTWILGSIHSLAYTTYTLHLPYCRSRAINHFFCEVPSMMPLVCMDTWIFEYIRFLSTGLFLLLPFLGITASYGRVLFAVFHMRSKEGRRKAFTTCSTHLTVVTFYYAPFVYTYLRPKNVRSPTEDKNLAVFYTILTPMLNPIVYSLRNKEVLGAMRRVWGMLSSRKK